A genomic segment from Fibrobacter sp. UWP2 encodes:
- a CDS encoding ParB/RepB/Spo0J family partition protein: protein MKNSRPWMNSDVAALRAGRQPHGRTYRACMMFCIRHGIPFPGKKAFEENKELDKKFTQLQGIIMTKKTQPKKSTTASVKDAKAAAKAKATPDAVKATKQDATKSEERSYSFRTIDVDKILGNGDNVRKVNDIEDLVSSIQAHGIINPITVTQDVGMATYYRVIAGFRRLAAAKQLKLKKVPCHVVSKDTEGFDEIPLSENVTRMDMTPYEECMAVKSLSNSKKTPAAIAKHFGRTLRWVLVRKKLADAGEKVLKKVKEGVIELALAAKIADLPDNVFKRELESCYRTDKYFIDGVLDRYHKDLSRAPFEHEACLKCDKCSACQADLFENEPKAYCLDPNCWARKAKKAAEAKVKKLQEEGKNARIGKFSSYGVDCMDEADKYEIGKYDSSGQKQAKEAGIQKRVLVDAATLKTFEYFDKRDLPDYHEETEEEREAAEEEERKEFRFRKTKQDMTKNRLRKAIAEKFQKCDKDDVIALLLFCCYDLDDTIDESQYDILGIKNDENRCAGLSDIDNQVRPCDIHDAVLGSVEHILERTYDIDILRKMYSIITYGDPKEAEPVDDEVEDEIKRQDEERTKNKSEDDDDDLENEEENSDD, encoded by the coding sequence ATGAAAAATTCAAGACCGTGGATGAACAGCGACGTCGCAGCGCTTCGGGCTGGTCGACAGCCTCACGGGCGAACGTACCGGGCATGCATGATGTTCTGCATCAGACACGGCATCCCGTTCCCCGGGAAAAAGGCTTTCGAAGAAAACAAGGAACTCGACAAAAAATTCACACAACTACAAGGCATCATCATGACTAAAAAAACACAACCCAAGAAAAGCACGACGGCGAGCGTCAAGGACGCGAAGGCCGCGGCAAAGGCCAAGGCCACCCCCGACGCCGTGAAGGCCACAAAGCAGGACGCCACGAAGTCTGAAGAACGTTCGTACAGCTTCCGCACCATCGACGTAGACAAAATTCTCGGCAATGGCGACAACGTCCGCAAAGTCAACGACATCGAAGATCTCGTCAGCTCGATCCAGGCGCACGGCATCATCAACCCCATCACCGTCACGCAAGACGTCGGCATGGCTACTTACTATCGCGTCATCGCTGGTTTCCGCAGGCTTGCGGCCGCAAAGCAGCTCAAGCTGAAGAAGGTCCCGTGCCACGTGGTAAGCAAGGACACCGAAGGTTTCGATGAAATCCCGCTTTCCGAAAACGTGACGCGAATGGACATGACGCCATACGAAGAATGCATGGCCGTGAAGAGCCTTTCCAACAGCAAAAAGACGCCCGCCGCCATCGCAAAGCATTTCGGGCGCACGTTGCGCTGGGTACTGGTCCGCAAGAAGCTCGCGGACGCTGGCGAAAAAGTCCTGAAGAAGGTCAAGGAAGGCGTAATCGAACTTGCACTGGCCGCAAAGATTGCCGACCTCCCGGACAACGTCTTCAAGCGCGAGCTCGAAAGCTGCTACCGCACGGACAAGTATTTCATCGACGGAGTTCTGGACCGTTACCACAAGGACCTGAGCCGCGCACCGTTCGAGCACGAAGCCTGCCTGAAATGCGACAAGTGCAGCGCATGCCAGGCGGACCTTTTCGAGAACGAACCGAAGGCCTACTGCCTCGATCCGAATTGCTGGGCCCGTAAGGCCAAGAAGGCCGCAGAGGCCAAAGTTAAGAAACTCCAGGAAGAAGGCAAGAATGCACGAATTGGAAAATTCTCCAGTTACGGCGTAGACTGCATGGACGAAGCCGACAAATATGAAATCGGCAAGTATGACAGCAGCGGACAGAAGCAAGCCAAGGAAGCCGGCATCCAGAAGAGAGTCCTTGTCGATGCAGCTACTCTCAAGACGTTCGAATACTTTGACAAGCGAGACCTGCCCGACTACCACGAAGAAACTGAAGAGGAACGCGAAGCAGCAGAAGAAGAAGAAAGAAAGGAATTCCGGTTCCGTAAAACAAAACAAGACATGACGAAAAACCGTCTCCGCAAAGCCATTGCGGAAAAGTTCCAGAAATGCGACAAGGATGACGTGATTGCACTGCTGCTCTTTTGCTGCTACGACCTTGATGACACAATCGACGAATCGCAGTATGACATTCTCGGAATCAAGAACGACGAAAACCGCTGCGCAGGCCTTTCCGACATCGACAATCAGGTCAGGCCTTGCGACATCCACGACGCTGTTCTCGGCAGCGTTGAACACATCCTCGAGAGAACCTACGATATCGATATTCTACGGAAGATGTACTCCATCATCACTTACGGCGACCCGAAGGAAGCCGAACCCGTGGACGACGAAGTCGAAGACGAAATCAAGCGCCAGGACGAAGAACGCACAAAGAACAAATCCGAAGACGACGATGACGATCTTGAAAACGAGGAGGAAAACAGCGATGACTAA
- a CDS encoding ammonium transporter: MNEVTQVVPVSDAIFMTENIWIMISAMLVFIMGLGFACVEAGLVRAKCAANVAFKNIAVPAIGITMYALLGFGLMYPGTFNGILGFAGFGIGDWANPASFTSAYNGHFTLFADWLFQAMFAATAATIVSGAVAERVKLNSFLVFTLVYVAIVYPIVGSWTWGGGWLSTIGKAGFHDLAGSTLVHSVGGWAALAGVMILGPRIGKYVNGKVHAIPAHNIPLATIGVFMLWFGWWGFNAGSALSGDPKATSWILVTTNLAAVAGIITATLTSWIVSKKPDATMALNGCLAGLVAITAGADVVTPLSSWIIGAIAGVLVVGAVFMFDRLHLDDPVGALSVHLVNGVWGTIAVGIFDMTGDYSVLTQLIGVAAYALPCFAGASLIFFVIKKTMGLRVTERQELRGLDQSEHGQESYSGFQIFSNM, encoded by the coding sequence ATGAACGAAGTTACACAAGTCGTACCTGTCAGCGACGCCATCTTTATGACAGAAAACATCTGGATCATGATCAGCGCCATGCTGGTGTTCATCATGGGTCTTGGATTCGCCTGCGTTGAAGCGGGCCTCGTGCGTGCGAAGTGCGCCGCCAACGTCGCCTTCAAGAACATCGCGGTCCCCGCCATAGGCATCACGATGTATGCCCTGCTAGGCTTTGGCCTCATGTATCCGGGAACCTTCAACGGGATTCTCGGTTTCGCGGGCTTTGGCATTGGCGACTGGGCGAATCCGGCCAGTTTCACCTCTGCCTACAACGGCCACTTTACCTTGTTTGCAGACTGGCTGTTCCAGGCAATGTTTGCCGCCACTGCAGCGACGATTGTCTCTGGTGCCGTGGCCGAACGCGTGAAGCTCAACTCCTTCCTCGTATTCACTCTTGTCTACGTGGCTATCGTCTACCCCATCGTGGGCAGCTGGACATGGGGCGGTGGCTGGCTTAGCACCATCGGCAAGGCTGGCTTCCATGACCTCGCTGGTTCTACGCTCGTTCACTCCGTGGGTGGCTGGGCAGCGCTTGCCGGCGTGATGATCCTCGGACCGCGTATCGGCAAGTACGTGAACGGCAAGGTACACGCCATTCCGGCACACAACATCCCGCTTGCAACCATCGGTGTATTCATGCTGTGGTTCGGTTGGTGGGGATTCAACGCCGGTTCCGCCCTCTCCGGCGACCCGAAGGCAACTAGCTGGATTTTGGTGACCACGAACCTCGCCGCTGTCGCTGGCATCATTACCGCAACACTCACGAGCTGGATTGTTTCGAAGAAGCCCGACGCCACCATGGCCCTCAACGGATGCCTTGCCGGTCTCGTGGCAATCACTGCCGGTGCCGACGTGGTGACTCCGCTCTCCTCCTGGATTATCGGTGCCATCGCTGGCGTGCTCGTAGTCGGTGCAGTGTTCATGTTCGACCGCCTGCACTTGGACGACCCGGTCGGTGCTCTCTCTGTTCACCTGGTGAACGGCGTGTGGGGTACGATTGCCGTGGGTATCTTTGACATGACGGGCGATTACAGCGTGCTCACTCAGCTTATCGGTGTTGCCGCCTACGCCCTGCCCTGCTTCGCCGGTGCTAGCCTGATCTTCTTCGTCATCAAGAAGACAATGGGCCTGCGCGTCACGGAAAGGCAAGAACTCCGCGGTCTCGACCAAAGCGAACACGGACAAGAATCCTACAGCGGATTCCAGATCTTCAGCAACATGTAA
- a CDS encoding P-II family nitrogen regulator, with amino-acid sequence MKLVTAYIQPERLNLVKQALYENNIFKMSVTNVLGCGQQKGYNQRFRGVVTEVNLLKKICLKIAVNDEFVQPCIDAIIKGARSGEIGDGKIFVTNLEQCIRIRTGESGPEAIG; translated from the coding sequence ATGAAGCTCGTAACAGCTTACATTCAGCCAGAAAGGCTCAATCTCGTGAAGCAAGCGCTTTACGAAAACAACATTTTCAAGATGTCAGTAACCAACGTGCTGGGCTGCGGCCAGCAGAAAGGCTACAACCAGCGCTTCCGCGGCGTGGTGACCGAGGTGAATTTGCTCAAGAAGATTTGCCTCAAGATTGCGGTGAACGACGAATTCGTGCAGCCCTGCATCGACGCCATCATCAAGGGCGCGCGCTCCGGCGAAATCGGCGACGGAAAGATTTTCGTCACGAATCTCGAACAGTGCATCCGTATCCGCACCGGAGAAAGTGGGCCGGAAGCGATTGGTTAA
- a CDS encoding single-stranded DNA-binding protein: MSTNVCVFIGRLAKNPEITTLPSGKERTRFSIAVDRDYKNEDGSRTTDWHNVVIWGSANYIRKTHLGQGDKVCVMGRMENNEWIDNDGIQHREKVLNCSKIELVQKKRSDKDAAAEDTAAAMQQGTLQEEDDLPF; encoded by the coding sequence ATGTCGACGAACGTATGCGTATTTATCGGGCGACTCGCCAAGAACCCCGAAATCACCACTCTCCCGAGCGGCAAGGAGCGCACCCGCTTCAGCATCGCCGTGGACCGCGATTACAAGAACGAGGACGGCTCGCGCACTACCGACTGGCACAACGTGGTTATCTGGGGCAGCGCGAATTACATCCGCAAGACCCACCTTGGCCAAGGCGACAAGGTGTGCGTGATGGGCCGCATGGAAAACAACGAGTGGATTGACAACGACGGCATCCAGCACCGCGAAAAGGTGCTGAACTGCAGCAAGATTGAACTGGTGCAGAAGAAGCGCAGCGACAAGGATGCCGCCGCCGAAGACACCGCAGCCGCAATGCAGCAGGGCACCCTGCAGGAAGAAGACGATTTACCGTTCTGA
- a CDS encoding tyrosine-type recombinase/integrase, which produces MKRYSIFQKHKRRGNMTWYGRISENGLFHVISLGTKKKADAIAWLDLMNAQKFLPEGFASDKPDAHLVELKNKFVDSIEVANSASDSTVRAYQLRLSYFLDWAASRGKKLVSQVSDKDAVDFSTVIATKYAPKTASEILKLTKAMFSFSQRIYKTIGNPFEYVRRPKLKRTAKGFWTPEEINAILAAAPSTAFRKFWALMAFAGLRYFEARDLRWKDVSGDKITLMGKGDKLATVPLSERLKNELGEPGNPDETIVASGTFANNTTSIRTLRAAVISAGLDPEGANNHKFRHSFASNLIRSGVNIKAVQQLMRHESIDITLNTYSHLMQDDLKDAINAI; this is translated from the coding sequence ATGAAACGTTACAGCATCTTCCAAAAGCACAAGCGCAGGGGCAACATGACCTGGTACGGCCGCATATCGGAAAACGGCCTGTTCCACGTCATTTCCCTCGGCACCAAGAAAAAGGCCGACGCCATCGCCTGGCTCGATCTGATGAACGCGCAGAAGTTTCTTCCGGAAGGATTCGCGAGCGACAAGCCCGACGCGCACCTGGTCGAACTCAAGAATAAGTTCGTCGATTCCATCGAGGTCGCAAACTCGGCAAGCGATTCGACGGTCCGCGCATACCAGCTCAGGCTTTCGTATTTTCTCGACTGGGCTGCATCGAGAGGCAAAAAGCTCGTGTCCCAGGTCAGCGACAAGGACGCCGTCGACTTTTCGACCGTCATCGCCACCAAGTACGCCCCGAAGACCGCCAGCGAGATCCTGAAGCTCACCAAGGCAATGTTCTCTTTTTCCCAGCGTATATACAAGACCATCGGGAACCCGTTCGAGTACGTGCGCCGGCCGAAGCTCAAAAGGACCGCAAAAGGCTTCTGGACGCCAGAAGAAATCAACGCCATCTTGGCCGCAGCTCCGAGCACCGCATTCCGCAAGTTCTGGGCCCTCATGGCGTTCGCCGGACTTCGCTACTTCGAAGCCCGCGATTTGCGCTGGAAAGACGTCTCCGGGGACAAGATCACGCTCATGGGCAAGGGCGACAAGCTGGCCACCGTTCCGCTGTCAGAACGCCTCAAAAACGAGCTTGGCGAGCCAGGGAACCCGGACGAAACCATCGTGGCCTCAGGGACGTTCGCCAACAACACCACGAGCATCCGCACGCTCCGTGCCGCAGTCATATCCGCCGGCCTGGATCCCGAAGGCGCAAACAACCACAAATTCCGCCACAGTTTTGCCAGCAACCTCATCAGGTCAGGCGTAAACATCAAGGCAGTCCAGCAGCTCATGCGCCACGAATCCATCGACATCACCCTGAACACTTACTCGCACCTGATGCAAGACGACCTCAAGGATGCAATCAACGCAATCTAG
- the purF gene encoding amidophosphoribosyltransferase, with protein MLEELHEECGVIGIYNGDNVVRNITMGLYALQHRGQESAGFAVTDGDKVRVRKSMGLVSTLLREHNVDELQGFAGVGHVRYSTTGASTLANAQPILVSCKWGQLAVVHNGNITNANELRAEMEAEGHIFQTTSDSEILLHEIARTSADTLGEALKRAITKFTGSFCLVFISKDTMYVARDGFGFRPLSLARMGKSWCVASETCAFDLLGANYVRDIQPGEFLTITNNGLHSERFTQKDRQAHCIFEYIYFSRPDSVIFEQSCDKVRRKMGKQLAKECPVDADIVISVPDSATTAALGYSQASGIRFEIGLLRNHYVGRTFIDPTQNVREQKVKLKFNPIVGVLKNKRVCVVEDSIVRGTTLKILSRMLRDAGALEVHIRIASPPVAHPCFFGMDFPSQGELAASSMTPEEIAKMLGVESLGYLSVDGMKECTGDGEHYCAACFDNDYPDYIGSDSQKTRCG; from the coding sequence ATGCTCGAAGAATTGCACGAAGAATGCGGCGTTATCGGAATTTATAATGGAGATAACGTTGTACGTAATATCACCATGGGTCTTTATGCTCTTCAGCACCGCGGTCAGGAAAGCGCTGGCTTCGCGGTCACCGACGGCGACAAGGTTCGCGTCCGTAAGTCCATGGGTCTGGTTTCTACACTTTTACGGGAACACAACGTTGACGAACTGCAAGGCTTTGCGGGAGTTGGTCATGTGCGTTACAGCACTACGGGTGCAAGTACCTTGGCCAATGCGCAGCCGATACTCGTGAGCTGCAAGTGGGGCCAGCTTGCGGTAGTCCACAACGGCAACATCACCAACGCGAACGAACTCCGCGCCGAGATGGAAGCTGAAGGACACATTTTCCAGACGACTTCCGATTCCGAAATCCTCCTGCACGAAATCGCACGCACTTCCGCCGATACCTTGGGGGAAGCCCTCAAGAGGGCGATTACGAAGTTTACGGGAAGCTTTTGCCTTGTATTCATTAGCAAGGACACGATGTACGTCGCCCGTGACGGTTTCGGGTTCCGCCCGCTGTCTTTGGCAAGAATGGGAAAATCCTGGTGCGTGGCGAGCGAAACTTGCGCCTTCGACTTGCTCGGGGCGAATTATGTGCGCGATATCCAGCCGGGTGAGTTCCTGACCATCACGAACAACGGGCTACATTCCGAGCGCTTTACGCAGAAGGACCGTCAGGCGCATTGCATTTTCGAGTACATCTATTTCAGTCGTCCGGACTCCGTGATTTTCGAGCAGAGCTGCGACAAGGTGCGCCGCAAGATGGGTAAGCAACTAGCGAAGGAATGCCCGGTGGATGCGGACATCGTGATTTCTGTCCCGGACAGCGCGACAACGGCGGCTCTCGGCTATTCGCAGGCGAGCGGCATCAGATTTGAAATAGGTCTCCTGCGTAACCACTATGTGGGCAGAACCTTCATTGATCCGACGCAGAACGTGCGCGAACAGAAGGTGAAGCTCAAGTTCAACCCGATTGTGGGCGTGCTCAAGAACAAGCGCGTTTGCGTCGTTGAAGATTCCATTGTTCGCGGGACGACGCTCAAGATCCTCTCTCGCATGCTGCGGGATGCTGGCGCTTTGGAGGTGCATATCCGCATCGCGTCGCCCCCGGTGGCGCACCCCTGCTTTTTCGGGATGGATTTCCCGAGCCAGGGGGAGCTTGCGGCAAGTTCGATGACGCCCGAAGAAATTGCCAAGATGCTCGGCGTTGAAAGCCTTGGCTACCTGAGCGTCGATGGCATGAAGGAATGCACCGGCGACGGCGAGCATTACTGTGCCGCCTGTTTTGACAACGATTATCCCGATTACATCGGTAGCGATTCGCAGAAGACGCGTTGCGGCTAG
- a CDS encoding tyrosine recombinase, translated as MSLNYNRLDAYLSFLGVERNLSPKTLQSYQEDLRHFVAWLDERGLDLKEMTPAVLDEFLTLTAEREDYSPTSVARHFSSLRGFLKYMQNQGEYDYSTESMLATPKLGHYLPEYLTREEVDSVFESAANGKNPLRDTALFELMYSAGLRISETLGIKLSQLDLDNEWLTPIGKGNKQRLIPLGSKAKENLKAWIEEGRPLTHPTTDNIILNSLGKPMTRMGAWKIVQLHTAHLTKQVSPHTFRHSFATHCLEAGMDLRVLQELLGHADISTTQIYTHIDKEFIKQEHRQFHPREKGASASG; from the coding sequence ATGAGTCTAAACTACAATCGGCTAGACGCCTACCTTTCTTTTTTGGGAGTGGAACGGAACCTCTCCCCCAAGACCCTCCAAAGCTACCAGGAGGACTTGCGGCACTTTGTCGCCTGGCTCGACGAACGTGGGCTCGACCTCAAAGAAATGACACCCGCCGTGCTGGACGAGTTCCTGACACTGACCGCCGAGCGCGAGGACTACTCCCCCACCTCGGTCGCGAGGCACTTTTCGAGCCTGCGCGGGTTCCTCAAATACATGCAGAACCAGGGCGAGTACGACTACAGCACCGAATCCATGCTCGCCACGCCCAAGCTGGGCCACTACCTGCCCGAGTACCTCACCCGCGAAGAGGTGGACAGCGTCTTTGAAAGTGCCGCCAACGGCAAGAACCCGTTGCGCGATACGGCGCTTTTCGAGCTCATGTACAGCGCGGGGTTACGCATTTCTGAAACGCTAGGCATCAAACTTTCGCAGCTGGATCTGGACAATGAATGGCTTACCCCCATCGGGAAGGGCAACAAGCAGCGTCTGATTCCGCTCGGGAGCAAGGCGAAGGAGAACCTGAAGGCGTGGATTGAAGAGGGGCGCCCACTCACCCACCCGACTACAGACAACATAATTTTGAACTCCCTCGGCAAACCGATGACCCGCATGGGAGCTTGGAAAATCGTACAACTGCACACGGCCCACTTGACCAAGCAGGTCTCGCCGCACACCTTCCGGCACAGCTTTGCCACGCATTGCCTGGAGGCAGGCATGGACCTGCGCGTACTGCAGGAACTTCTCGGCCACGCCGACATCAGCACCACGCAGATCTACACGCATATCGACAAGGAATTCATCAAGCAGGAACATAGGCAGTTCCACCCACGGGAAAAAGGGGCTTCTGCCTCCGGTTAA
- a CDS encoding DUF5320 domain-containing protein yields the protein MDNNNETNKLPEFLKEILERLETRKDSPSEKIIKLAIERDTIYDKINRKTKELEAIENDALDEVSFLKAQIAGLKDQKEILGKRIKQLVDET from the coding sequence ATGGATAACAATAACGAAACAAACAAGCTCCCAGAATTTCTCAAGGAAATCCTCGAAAGATTAGAAACACGCAAAGACTCACCCAGCGAGAAAATCATAAAGCTGGCTATCGAACGCGACACCATCTACGACAAAATTAACCGCAAGACGAAGGAACTTGAAGCCATCGAGAACGACGCCCTCGACGAAGTTTCTTTCCTGAAAGCCCAAATCGCCGGACTAAAGGACCAAAAGGAAATTCTCGGCAAGCGCATCAAGCAGCTGGTGGACGAAACCTAA
- the leuB gene encoding 3-isopropylmalate dehydrogenase — protein sequence MSKNYKIAVLPGDGIGPEVMKEAVRVLDVVAKKFGFDVNAEWANVGGAAYDESGSPLPESTLKLGEASDCILFGSVGGPKWEHLPPNLQPERGALLPLRKHFKLFCNLRPARVYKELAGACPLRADIVGDGFNILTVRELTGDVYFGQPKGREGVPGSKEEIGFDTMKYSRYEVERIARFAFDAAMLRNKKVASIDKANVLTTSVLWREVVNEVIKDYPELTLEHLYVDNAAMQLLKRPREFDVLLCPNLFGDILTDECAMLTGSMGLLPSASIAEGSFGLYEPAGGSAPDIAGKGIANPLAQILSVALMLRYTFKEEEAAKAIEAACEKVIAQGFRTGDIYQEGCTKVGTTGMGDAIIKALG from the coding sequence ATGAGCAAGAATTACAAGATTGCAGTGCTTCCGGGCGACGGTATCGGCCCCGAAGTCATGAAAGAAGCTGTCCGCGTGCTGGACGTGGTCGCGAAGAAGTTCGGCTTCGACGTGAACGCCGAATGGGCAAACGTCGGTGGTGCCGCCTACGACGAAAGCGGTTCCCCGCTGCCGGAAAGCACCCTCAAGCTGGGCGAAGCTTCTGACTGTATTCTTTTCGGTTCCGTGGGTGGCCCGAAGTGGGAACACCTCCCCCCGAACCTGCAGCCGGAACGCGGTGCACTGCTCCCGCTCCGTAAGCACTTCAAGCTTTTCTGCAACCTCCGCCCGGCCCGCGTCTATAAGGAACTCGCAGGCGCTTGCCCGCTCCGCGCCGACATCGTGGGCGACGGTTTCAACATCCTCACCGTCCGCGAACTGACGGGTGACGTTTACTTTGGCCAGCCGAAGGGCCGCGAAGGCGTTCCGGGCTCCAAGGAAGAAATCGGTTTCGACACCATGAAGTACAGCCGCTACGAAGTCGAACGCATTGCCCGCTTCGCCTTTGACGCCGCCATGCTCCGTAACAAGAAGGTTGCCTCCATCGACAAGGCCAACGTGCTCACCACGAGCGTGCTTTGGCGCGAAGTCGTGAACGAAGTCATCAAGGACTACCCGGAACTGACTCTCGAACACCTCTATGTGGATAACGCAGCCATGCAGCTCCTCAAGCGCCCGCGTGAATTCGACGTGCTCCTCTGCCCGAACCTCTTCGGCGACATCCTCACCGACGAATGCGCCATGCTCACTGGTTCCATGGGCCTCCTCCCGTCCGCTTCTATCGCCGAAGGTTCCTTCGGTCTGTACGAACCGGCCGGTGGTTCCGCTCCGGACATCGCAGGCAAGGGTATCGCTAACCCGCTCGCACAGATTCTCTCCGTGGCCCTCATGCTCCGCTACACCTTCAAGGAAGAAGAAGCGGCCAAGGCTATCGAAGCGGCTTGCGAAAAGGTGATTGCCCAGGGCTTCCGTACTGGCGACATCTACCAGGAAGGCTGCACCAAGGTCGGCACGACCGGCATGGGTGACGCCATCATCAAGGCACTCGGCTAA
- a CDS encoding DUF551 domain-containing protein encodes MAMQSHHLHTHGPQPLYMQITVEEYKALKNENRALKVLSENAERWHHIDECLPEEDQYVLCCNYEDSANPGYDVMMVVSRTLQGGSVKQWFNGHDYLSIDDVTHWMYLPKHPENAKTNGERQK; translated from the coding sequence ATGGCTATGCAATCACACCACTTGCACACACACGGTCCGCAACCGCTCTACATGCAGATAACCGTCGAAGAATACAAAGCCCTCAAGAACGAAAACCGCGCGCTCAAGGTGCTCAGCGAGAATGCGGAAAGATGGCACCACATTGACGAATGCCTTCCTGAAGAAGACCAGTACGTTCTTTGCTGCAATTACGAGGATTCCGCAAATCCTGGCTACGACGTAATGATGGTCGTCAGCAGGACGCTTCAGGGAGGCTCCGTAAAGCAATGGTTCAACGGTCACGACTATTTAAGCATCGACGACGTAACGCACTGGATGTACTTGCCGAAACACCCGGAGAATGCAAAAACCAATGGAGAACGCCAAAAATAA